The following are from one region of the Nicotiana tomentosiformis chromosome 7, ASM39032v3, whole genome shotgun sequence genome:
- the LOC104105132 gene encoding large ribosomal subunit protein eL18y-like, with translation MGIDLVAGGKSKKTKCTAPKSGDVYLKLLVKLYRFLVRRTGSQFNAVILKRLFMSKINKAPLSLSRLITYMKGKEDKVVVVVGTVTDDVRAYEVPSLKVTALRFTKTARARIEKAGGECLTFDQLALRAPLGQNMVLLRGPKNSREAVKHFGRAPGVPHSHTKPYVRAKGRKFERARGKRKSRGFKV, from the coding sequence ATGGGTATCGATCTAGTTGCCGGAGGTAAGTCGAAAAAGACTAAATGCACTGCCCCAAAATCTGGCGATGTTTATCTCAAGCTTCTTGTCAAACTGTACCGGTTTCTTGTGCGGAGGACTGGGAGCCAGTTCAATGCCGTGATACTGAAGAGGTTGTTTATGAGCAAGATCAATAAAGCTCCCTTGTCTCTATCACGCTTGATTACTTACATGAAAGGAAAGGAGGACAAGGTTGTTGTAGTTGTAGGCACTGTTACTGATGATGTTCGAGCTTATGAAGTCCCTTCGCTCAAGGTTACTGCACTGAGATTCACTAAAACAGCTAGAGCTAGGATTGAGAAGGCTGGAGGAGAATGCTTGACCTTTGATCAGCTTGCTCTTAGAGCCCCTCTCGGGCAGAACATGGTACTGCTTAGGGGTCCAAAGAACTCGCGGGAAGCTGTTAAACACTTTGGTAGAGCTCCTGGTGTCCCACACAGCCACACGAAGCCTTATGTTCGGGCAAAGGGAAGGAAGTTTGAGCGAGCAAGAGGGAAAAGAAAGAGCAGAGGTTTCAAGGTTTGA